From the Pangasianodon hypophthalmus isolate fPanHyp1 chromosome 18, fPanHyp1.pri, whole genome shotgun sequence genome, the window TATACATTGCATGTCAGCTCTTTGCATCCGATTGACCACAAATAAGGGGCTGTCTCTCTTTGCTGGTCTCTTTGTTCCTCAGGcatatattttttcctctgtcaCTATAGGTCTGTCTTTTCTCTGAGGAATAATTAGTTTCTCTGCTATTGCAcccaaccccccacccccccaacacacacacacacacacacacacacacacacctcctcaaaatctctctctctttctctcttctctctctctctgggtgtgtttacatgcactttttgttttattcttttatcaCTTAGTGCCCTGTGATATAAAAGAGGGactgtggggggggggggggggcgcgGCTGCAATAGCAGAGGAACTAATCAGCTTGACCACTATGTATTtctgtgggtgtgggtgtgggtgtgggtgtggggggGAGGGGGACGCGGCTGCAATAGCAGAGGAACTAATCAGCTTGACCACtatgtatttctgtgtgtgtgtgtgtgtgtgtgtgtgcacatgtgtgtgagtggtttGGTTCTTTATTCATTTGGAGTGTGTTAAATACTCATTGAAGGAACTAAAACTGAATAGTGTATGAAactaaaagaataataaaactgaactgagcAAAATCGAAGTGAATGGCAAATAcggattgtttttgtttgtggttgttaGCGTGAACATTAGGGCTGGACAATATGTCATTGTTAATCATTAGCTCAATAGTGGCAATTGCAATACTAAAGCCTATACAATGCATTTGTTCCCTGTAATGAACCACTTTTTTATTGTAGTCTCTGAGCACTGAAATCTCACAAGTTCCCCAGTATGTTTCAAGGAACATCATGCTGCCAGTGTGTAACAATATAGTCACAATATGCtggaggatttttttgtttgtttgttttgttttgttttttccacattaTGCAGTACTAACCTGCATACATGTGCAGTGTGGAAATGCTTGAAATGTGTTGCTGATCAGGACATACTAACTTTCTGTGTCCAAGTGGACGTGTATTTCATTTTGGTggatacaactgagctgaatatgttaatgtgtgtgtcttttgtgtAATGAGGGCCTATTTTTGGTTGCCAGGATATTCCCTTTCAGCTGCCACTGAAGAAGTGTGTGGTGGTGGGTAACGGAGGAGTTCTGAAGAACAGCGGTTGTGGCAAAGAAATTGACCAGGCCGACTTTGTGATGAGGTAACACCATGTCACATCATGTCTCCTAGCATCACAGAAAATTAAATGAGGTGTATTTGACAGTTGGCCGTCCCTCAGTTTGGTGAGAAAGATGGCTTAGTCAGTCTCTCATTCAATGCAATGATGATAGCCAGGAGCAGACACCTCTTAAGTCATATATACAGATTTGGAAGGATAGCACACTTGCCTAAGCACCTCCACCTTTCTCTCTGCAAAAAGGTGAGGTGATCAAAGTGTTTGTGTTACCCGTCACACTCGTAGctaatgattattattgtgcagTATGGGACAGCAGACAGGGGAAGGTTTAATCAGTGTTAAGCATACATGTATTACTTTGCTACTCTACTTACTACTGTAACCATGGCTATACTTGTATACCTTTTCTAAGTGCTTATGTACTACACtactgtatatttgtacatAGCAAAAgctcaaatgttttattaactcCATATGAACTTAAATGGTGGGTGTTAATTACACACTGAGGATTTAACTTTGTACCATTTTTACGTGTTACCATATTGCTTGTTGAGTTTTTTACTCACGTAACTCATCTAAAAGAAGACACTTTCATCCTACATGATTTCACCATGCTTATCGAAACTCATAGTACATTGGTAAAGGCATAAAGTATTTAAGGTCATATTTAAGGTTTAATTTTAACATGGTGTAGTGTAGCATATATTACAGGATATACATAGTCACTTTAATCTGAACTCTAAGTTGTCATAGTACTATAGTGCAGGTCAAGCGGATATTGAAATGTTTGGCCTTTACTTCATTTTTAgagtaataatttattttttaaaaattagttttaaTTCTTCTGCTTctaattttagacattttttctcTTGCACTCtttgtaataaaacattaccataaattataaattaactaATGTCATCCTGACTCACGTTTTATATGACCTAGAgtattgatttttctttcttcctttctctctgttttctctggtTTCCACTCTAGATGTAACCTGCCCCCACTGTCCAAACAATATACTGATGATGTAGGCAGGAAGACCCAGCTGGTGACAGCTAATCCCAGTATTATAGAGAAGAGGTAATTCTATATGTTCTATGTATTCTATAAACTATCAATATGAATAAATGGTGCTCTGGTTGATCACAGTGACTGTCTCTGTTGTGACATGACACTCTTGCCCTGCAAAATATGAAGACAAACCAATGAGATTTGTCTGAGGCAGCACTCAGAATAAAGGTTACATTTAGGGTTCTCCAGTTTATCCTTTTGGGGGAACAAGTAAATGTTCTATATAAGTTTCTATATAGAGACGCTgtcccttttaaaaaaaattgtgcgtATATGTTCAAaagtatgtgcgtgtgtgcaatAATAGACTGCATGCTCTGGTGTTAGATCTTAGTTTATTTTACCCATACAAATTCTGATTTTGTTTGTCTAAAAGTTCAGaattattttcagaaatgtcTTCAGAATTATTGTCATGTACTCGTACAGCATGTGGCTTGCTCATGTGGCAGACTGGGGAAATCATGTTCCGGTAATACTGCCCATGAGGTGTTTTTGATAATTGgatgttcttttatttttcaagcaCAGACAGCTTTCTGTGCCCTAAAACTGAGGAAAAAATGTTCATTCAATTATAGTTGATTCAGTTTACCTTCTCGTGCTCTTTCCCCCAGCTTTCAGAGCCTGCTGTGGTCTCGCAAGGCTTTTGTGGAAAGCATGAAAGCCTATGGCTCCAGCTACATCTACATGCCTGCCTTCTCCATGAAGCCTGGCACAGACTTGTCCCTGCGTGCCTACCATGCACTGGCTGATTCAGCGTCCAACCAGACAGTGCTGTTCGCCAATCCAGACTTCCTAAAGAATGTGGGACGCTTCTGGAAGCACCGTGGCGTACATGGAAGACGTCTTTCCACAGGCCTCTTTCTGGTGAGCCTGgcgctgggagtgtgtgatgaagtgaCAGCGTTCGGCTTCTGGCCGTTTGCACTTGGCCTCGACCAGCAGCCTGTCAGTCACCACTATTACGACAACGTGCTGCCTTCGTCTAGGTTCCATGCAATGCCGGAGGAGTTCCTGCAGCTCTGGCATCTCCACAAGAGCGGTACCCTGAGATTGCGCCTGGGCCCTTGCGCTCACTAAAATACCACATGTAGGATGAggtattttctgtttaaaaaaaatctgccaccCTCACCTACTCTTCAATTAGCATGAGAAGAAAAGAGTGGCTGCAGCCCCTCCTCTATCCCAAAACCCACCAAACTGATTCCACCCCTTGTGTCTGCTTGATCCCTGTGGATAGACACTCAATACCCCCACCTAACACACAAaggtattcacacacacagacagacacccacacactttctttttggTTGCCAGGGGACTGTCTCAGTCTTGCCAAgagtggtgtgagtgtgtagagtgGGGTAGAAGCGTGGGCTGGTATAAAGCTGTAGCTGCATTTACAGCAGCTGTTCTcctagatctttttttttttcgttctgGAACCTGAACTAGAGTATGAAGAGGCATGCATGGAACAGGTCATTAAAGACAGCAGGATTTTTGCCAAGACAACGTATAGCCATGACCATAGTGGGTGGGGTTTGATGAAGGCGAAAAATggaaataagaaaaagagaaacaaacactttaattttttttctgctttttagtTGCAACATTCTGTGGATAAATAGTTTTTGGTGAAGAACCAAGGGAAAGTATTcttctattaatttttttttttgctgatataCACAACGTTGAAGCTGAGGTCCTTACTTCCTCAAAACAGGAAATGTGAACATTTGGATGTGAAATGAATGTATTGTCAATGCACTGCTGTACAGCCACAATTTGAATAACAGTTCATTTCTAATTCCAAGCTATCTTTATATTCAGGTGTTTGTGCAATGCTTTGTTTTGAACAGAGTCTCCTGATCATGTTGGTGTATGTTTCAGTCATCAGATGGAATTGTTACAAAAGCAGTAAAACATGCTTTGTCATCTTCAGTTCACCATCAGaaaccaaaattaaaatgtcaggCCTCAACTACTCAGTTTTGCATCATGATCGCATTAGTAGAAGCCCTTTTTGTGATTATTACAGAAGGATTTTGCCAGTGGAGGTGATGTGACTGTCTTTACATCTTCTGTGAACTGCAGTCTTTAGTATCATTCGTGAAATACAGTCTTGCTTTGATAGTATGAGTGATTTTCTATGATTAAAAACCTGCCGTTGGTTCTAGCATCTAAACTGTCGTTGGTACTACTGGGGCATTAACGCTGCCTGCAACTGCTCGGGTGCTGGACACCTGGTCCTGGACTGCAGtctgtatataaatgtaatgattTCTCTGAATGTAAAGGAAGTTTTGGGCTATATATCCAATCAGGTTACCGGTTCTTAGCTAAATTCTACCTGTAAAACCTGCATTTTATCTGGCTTTGTCCTCTCATAAGCAAACTACATTTACTTTGTAGGTCTTGTAGGTGCTAGTTTTGATATATCACCTATTCATAGCCTCTGAAAACctgtatagtgttttttttaaatataattatttttgaaaggaCTGAAAAGAATGTGGTTAAAGTAAAAAAAGGCATCAGCACTGTTTATCATGCATCATTATTactaatcattatcatgatcaCAAGGGTTACCTACTCAAAGAATGAAATGCATACACACTCATAGATGCTTGGGGTTTGCTCAAGGCCAGGCATGTATCCGTCCTCACTGTCTCTATTCCATCTGTTCACATTCCTTGAGAGGTCGAGTGCCTTTTTAAtgtgaaaggggaaaaaaggaaaaaaagagacaccAGCAGCAGTAGATAAGGACTAAGTATTACTCTTGccttcatattttttttgttcctcacTGGCAATTCTGATTGCCATGTAATTGAAAACATATTGATAATCTGTTACTGGCTGGATCTTGGATTAAATCCAGCAGGATCTTAACATAAAACCGTGGGTGTTTCAAGGAGTCTTATTGGAAGCTGGTTACAAATGGACCAAGTTGAGCGTCCACCTTATCACTCAGTTGCCATTTGAAGGCATGTCCTGTATAATTATAACTGGGAGAACTTTAGATAGACAGTGGGCATTTGAATTTATGTTATTTGCACCTTTGTCCTGTTCAGTATTGTGAATGACTGAGACTATTGCTTGTATAGCAGCCTGCATGACTGTGGTTTGTGTATTGATTAGGAATCTGAATTTGAGTTAAGGATGTTTTTCTTAATGATTATCgttttattaacatttctgCCCCTTTCTGAGCCATGTTAAGCTGTGTACCCAAAGTGTAACAGCGCTTACCTCAGCCATTTGTTCTCACTGGCAATTCTCAACGATAATCTTATGAAACAGTTATGGAATACATATCGATTCAGGCCAGAATTTCTTTCATAAACAAGGCTTCTTTTACTGTTACAGTTGTTGAGTAGGTTATAATTTGCCTTTTCTGGCTTGAAAAGAAAACCcatttgtgtaatttatgtaaTGTCTAAGATTTTAAatagaagaaattaaaaacctgaaactgaaaaacAGACTCTTAACCAGTCAGTGAGAGCTTCTATGTTTGAGCATGttatactgaaaaaaatgggAAGAGGAAGAACAGCTTGCACTGAACAAAATTTTCGTGACAGCTGGGTTATgccaagtggaaaaaaatcaaccaaGTAATCTATGTTTAAAATTGTGGGAAAGATTGTGAAAGGATGTAATAAAGTAACCCAGTTTCATCTGTCCTGGTTTTCTGCACAGCTGTCTCTATTTTATGTTATACAGgttgtcccaaaagtctccatacataggggaaagtAACACTTCTTAgcaaaaatgtcttccaaaatctttcatactttgtgtatattgtatatgttttttttttcaaatagcctttaagaatgcctctgacaaaagaagaacgtattaaaatcattctcatggctggattgggaagctgcTGCAAGGTTgagatggactttaacaggaaacatggcgagcacatcacacacgacactccTACAGACTAGAAGTGTCgtggacgtccatgaacatccactgacgaaggcacaactgacatgctgctggcatacatagtcccctatgcatggagacttttgggacactctgtagtTTATGATATGTTTATGATGTTCTGTATGTCTTTTCACTGTGTTCAGACAGTTATACTGTAgtataattcattaattaatggaCATCCCagccagggtgtattcccacctcacacatgttgttcctgggataggttctggatccaccatgaccctgatccAGATagagtggttactgaaagtgagtgagagtgagattAGTACATTTCCAGGTGTGAG encodes:
- the st8sia1 gene encoding alpha-N-acetylneuraminide alpha-2,8-sialyltransferase — encoded protein: MAGGMMVCLRFHRSKSVWAAVCVLVLCWLYIFPVYRMPSDKDIVEEVLRQGQTWTKNQTGIDLYRKLLSECCDPKRTFALTKENSQIGKVLWYDGELYHYHTVNNDTYPLFVQDIPFQLPLKKCVVVGNGGVLKNSGCGKEIDQADFVMRCNLPPLSKQYTDDVGRKTQLVTANPSIIEKSFQSLLWSRKAFVESMKAYGSSYIYMPAFSMKPGTDLSLRAYHALADSASNQTVLFANPDFLKNVGRFWKHRGVHGRRLSTGLFLVSLALGVCDEVTAFGFWPFALGLDQQPVSHHYYDNVLPSSRFHAMPEEFLQLWHLHKSGTLRLRLGPCAH